From Gracilimonas sp.:
TTCAACCCGGGCACGAATGGCAAAAGCGATGTTGCCGAAAGGGCCGTCTTCACCGAATACTTCCCAGAAATTAAGTCCGTGATAGGAAGGAGAGGGTTCACTGAATGCGGGAAATTTTCCATTGCCCCAGTTGAAATTACCACCATCTACAATCACCCCACCGATAGACGTCCCGTGTCCGCCAATCCACTTGGTAGCTGATGCGGTTACGACATTGGCTCCGTGTTTAAGAGGCTGAACAAGTGCACCGCCGGCGCCGAATGTATTATCTACCACAAGCGGGATGTTGTTTTCTTTGGCCAATGCCGAAAGTCCTTCAAAGTCGGCCACGTTACCGCGCGGGTTTCCGATGGACTCCACGTAAATGGCTTTGGTGTTTTCATCGATATGTTTGGCATATGCTTCGATGGTATCTTCTTCCGCAAAGCGTACATCGATCCCTAACCGGGGCAGGGCTACTTTGAACTGGTTATAGGTTCCGCCATACAGGTATTGAGTTGAAACGATGTTATCGCCGGCCTGGGCCAGATTGGAAATAGCCAAAAACTGGGCAGCCTGTCCCGAGGCTGTTGCCAATGCTGCCACTCCACCTTCGAGGGCAGCCACCCGGTTTTCAAAAACATCATTGGTCGGGTTCATAATCCGGGTATAGATATTGCCGAATTCACGGAGGGCAAATAGGTTGGCAGCGTGCTCGGTATTATCAAAGTTGTACGAAGTGGTTTGATAAATCGGCACCGCTCTCGATCCTGTTGCGGGATCCGGTTCCTGACCTGCATGCAGCTGCAGGGTTTCAAATTTATAGTCGCGTTTTTCCTTGTTGTTGCTCATGATATATTGGTTATAAGTGAGTGTGTTATTTGTTGATTTATTTAGCTTTTAAGATTTTGCATCTCTCTGATGAGGCTCCTTAAAACGAAAAAAGCCTCTTTCAGAGATGAATCCGAAAGAGGCTTTATGTCAAAACCAATATCTGTTCGAACTCATCTTTTCCATCACATAAATTTTATGTGACAGACAGGACGTAGCACCTTTTCCTGACAAATAAATTGTCGGGACGGTTGCCAAGGCTTCAAAGGACCTGATCCCTCCACCTTTCTTAATGAGAATGCAACTGTTGTAAAAGAACGATTAAAATATAATCCAACAAAAAAGCCCTTCTGAGTTGCATTCAAAAGGGCTTGTGTAAATTATTTACGTATATCTCAGCCCTTATGTCTGCGCCATGCACATACACATGCAACACATCGTTGCACAAGAGCTGATAATATTTTGTCGGAAAAATTTCATTGCACCAATGTTAAGAGTAGAATTCGGAAGGCGCAAATAATTTTTTTGAGGGAACACAAACGACACGGATTGAACAGATGTTCACTGATCTTAAATGTATGCGTGTAATCAATTTAAGATCGTTATAAAATTTCTGAAATGAGAAGACTTTACATCAAAATCGCAATGTGAAAATACATGAAGTCATTTGGGAATCTGTCGTATCTGCGTCATCTGCGTTCCATTAATACCCCAAATTACGAACCCAGCCTTCTTTTTCTCTCCACTTTTCCCTGACTTTCACATGAAGCTCCAGGTACACCTGTTTGCCAATGAATTCTTCAACCGATTTCCGGGCTTCAATACCCAGTTCTTTGAT
This genomic window contains:
- a CDS encoding O-acetylhomoserine aminocarboxypropyltransferase/cysteine synthase, with protein sequence MSNNKEKRDYKFETLQLHAGQEPDPATGSRAVPIYQTTSYNFDNTEHAANLFALREFGNIYTRIMNPTNDVFENRVAALEGGVAALATASGQAAQFLAISNLAQAGDNIVSTQYLYGGTYNQFKVALPRLGIDVRFAEEDTIEAYAKHIDENTKAIYVESIGNPRGNVADFEGLSALAKENNIPLVVDNTFGAGGALVQPLKHGANVVTASATKWIGGHGTSIGGVIVDGGNFNWGNGKFPAFSEPSPSYHGLNFWEVFGEDGPFGNIAFAIRARVEGLRDFGPAQSPFNSFLLLQGLETLSLRVERHNENALKLAHWLKDHDAIEWISFTGLSEHDYHERAKKYLKEGHFGSVFTFGVKGGYDAAREFIENVQLSSHLANVGDAKTLVIHPASTTHQQLTETEQQSSGVKGDLIRVSVGIEHIDDIIEDFEKAFAKIKVPV